From a single Bacillus pumilus genomic region:
- the cidR gene encoding cidABC operon transcriptional activator CidR, translating to MDIRHLTYFLEVARLKSFTKASQSLYVSQPTISKMVKNLEDELGVQLFYRNGRQVEMTDAGQTMYTQASEITQSFQNLTSELNDLMNVKKGHIRIGLPPMIGSSFFPNVMGEFRQQYPDVTFQLVEHGSIKVEEGVEDGSLDIGVIVLPANDKIFHTYTIIKEDMKLVTHPSHPMTDRHEAHLADLKEESFIFFREDFVLHSRILNECMNAGFRPNVIYETSQWDFISEMVAENLGIGLLPERICRDLDPEKVKVISLNPSIPWHLGVIWRKDRYLSFAAREWLKHTKSYVWDAE from the coding sequence GTGGACATTAGACATTTAACATATTTCTTAGAAGTCGCGAGGTTGAAAAGCTTCACGAAAGCATCGCAATCCCTTTATGTGTCACAGCCGACCATTTCTAAGATGGTCAAAAATCTCGAGGATGAGCTAGGGGTGCAGTTGTTTTATCGAAATGGCCGGCAGGTTGAAATGACAGATGCTGGACAAACGATGTATACACAGGCGAGTGAAATCACACAATCATTTCAGAATTTAACGAGCGAATTAAATGATTTAATGAATGTGAAAAAAGGGCATATCCGCATCGGACTGCCGCCGATGATTGGGTCGAGTTTCTTCCCAAATGTCATGGGGGAATTCCGCCAGCAGTATCCTGATGTCACATTTCAATTGGTGGAGCACGGCTCTATTAAAGTTGAGGAAGGGGTCGAGGATGGGTCGTTAGATATTGGTGTCATTGTGCTGCCTGCTAATGATAAAATTTTTCATACGTACACCATCATTAAAGAAGACATGAAGCTCGTGACGCATCCATCACATCCGATGACAGATCGTCATGAGGCTCATTTAGCTGATTTGAAGGAAGAGTCTTTTATTTTCTTTCGAGAAGATTTTGTTCTGCATAGCCGGATATTGAATGAATGTATGAATGCGGGCTTCCGGCCCAATGTCATTTATGAAACGTCTCAATGGGATTTCATCAGTGAAATGGTAGCCGAGAACTTGGGGATTGGCCTTCTGCCTGAACGTATTTGCCGGGATCTTGATCCTGAAAAGGTAAAGGTCATTTCCTTAAACCCATCGATTCCGTGGCATTTAGGGGTTATTTGGCGAAAGGACCGCTATTTGTCGTTTGCCGCAAGAGAGTGGTTAAAGCATACTAAATCCTACGTGTGGGATGCAGAGTAA
- a CDS encoding CidA/LrgA family holin-like protein, whose amino-acid sequence MKLLKTPLIAVLQIMALFVFAKLMNVLAAFLHLRIPGTILGILVIFLLLHFKIIQLKWIELGAVWLLGELLLFFIPSAVGVIDYGTLLSQSGTSIVLVVLLSTFVVMLSTGIMTQLIAKRKERKKLC is encoded by the coding sequence GTGAAATTGCTCAAAACGCCGCTGATTGCTGTCCTTCAGATTATGGCTTTGTTTGTTTTTGCGAAATTGATGAATGTGCTCGCGGCCTTTTTGCATTTAAGAATTCCGGGCACGATCTTAGGCATTCTGGTCATTTTCTTATTACTTCATTTTAAGATTATCCAATTAAAATGGATTGAACTTGGCGCCGTATGGCTGCTCGGAGAACTGCTGCTATTCTTTATCCCATCAGCGGTTGGTGTCATTGATTATGGAACATTGCTTTCTCAATCGGGCACAAGTATCGTCCTTGTCGTCTTACTTAGTACCTTTGTCGTCATGCTCTCGACTGGTATCATGACGCAATTGATTGCGAAAAGAAAGGAGCGAAAAAAACTATGTTAG
- a CDS encoding CidB/LrgB family autolysis modulator, giving the protein MLVGALFLILTVLLYLGSKAIYKRHPKVYVSPLLVTPLVLVVFLLIVNIPYDAYNQGGKWLTNMLQPATVAFAIPLYKYFHILKKHAVEIILNVACGSVIAILSTAFIAKLFHLDTSLIESLVPRSVTTPVAMSVSEMIGGMPSVTAVFVILTALFGSVIGPMVIRYFRIDNDIAMGVLLGTGAHGAGTSKAFEMSSVSGTISSVSMIISAIITLCAAPLLMTFAL; this is encoded by the coding sequence ATGTTAGTTGGCGCACTATTTCTGATCTTAACGGTTCTTTTATATCTCGGATCAAAAGCGATATATAAACGACACCCGAAGGTTTATGTATCCCCATTACTTGTGACACCGCTTGTTCTTGTCGTCTTTTTGTTAATCGTCAACATTCCTTACGACGCTTACAATCAAGGCGGGAAGTGGCTCACGAATATGCTTCAGCCTGCAACGGTTGCTTTTGCCATTCCTTTATATAAGTATTTTCACATTCTGAAGAAGCATGCAGTAGAAATTATTTTGAATGTCGCTTGCGGTTCTGTCATTGCGATCTTATCAACTGCATTTATCGCCAAGCTGTTTCATTTGGATACAAGCCTCATCGAAAGTCTTGTCCCAAGGTCGGTTACCACACCAGTGGCGATGAGTGTATCAGAAATGATTGGCGGTATGCCGTCCGTTACGGCTGTATTCGTCATTTTAACTGCGCTATTTGGATCTGTTATCGGCCCAATGGTCATTCGTTATTTCCGCATCGATAATGACATTGCCATGGGTGTTCTGCTTGGAACAGGTGCACACGGGGCAGGAACATCGAAGGCATTTGAAATGAGCTCCGTCTCAGGAACGATCTCAAGTGTATCCATGATTATATCAGCCATTATTACATTATGTGCAGCGCCTCTCCTCATGACATTTGCCTTATAA
- a CDS encoding class I SAM-dependent rRNA methyltransferase — MKKISLKQTFAEQVKKGYPLISKDAVSRVNGVQEGELIEWVDERGDFLGKGYYGVQNKGIGWVLTFNINETINQSFFVSKLEQAAKSRTHLFRDAQTTAFRVFNGEGDGIGGFTIDHYDGFYLIQWYSEGVYTFKAEVLAALEHVYPDYKGIYEKKRFDTSGQYIEDDDFVKGEKGEFPLIVKENDMNVAVYLNDGAMTGIFLDQRHVRKAIRDRYAKGKTVLNTFSYTGAFSVAAALGGASRTTSVDVANRSLKKTSEQFEVNGVDVDGQDIKVMDVFKYFPFAAKKGWTYDLVILDPPSFARTKKHTFSAAKDYKKLLKEAIQITAENGVIVASTNSSAFGMKKFKGFIAQAFKESGQSYRILEEYTLPEDFRTTKNYPEGNYLKVVFIQA; from the coding sequence ATGAAAAAAATCTCATTAAAACAAACTTTTGCAGAACAAGTGAAAAAGGGATATCCGCTCATTTCCAAAGATGCTGTTTCGCGTGTGAACGGTGTACAGGAAGGCGAGCTCATTGAATGGGTGGATGAACGAGGCGATTTTTTAGGAAAAGGGTACTATGGTGTACAAAATAAAGGAATCGGCTGGGTACTGACCTTTAATATCAATGAAACAATAAACCAATCTTTTTTTGTCTCTAAGCTTGAGCAGGCAGCAAAAAGCAGAACGCATTTATTTCGTGATGCACAGACAACTGCTTTTCGTGTGTTCAACGGAGAGGGTGATGGCATTGGTGGTTTCACGATTGATCATTATGACGGGTTCTATCTCATCCAATGGTATAGCGAAGGAGTTTATACATTCAAGGCGGAAGTATTGGCGGCACTTGAGCACGTATATCCAGACTATAAAGGCATCTATGAAAAGAAACGATTTGATACGTCTGGCCAATATATAGAGGATGATGATTTTGTAAAGGGAGAGAAAGGTGAATTTCCTCTCATCGTGAAAGAAAACGATATGAATGTAGCGGTTTACTTAAATGATGGTGCGATGACAGGTATTTTTCTAGATCAACGTCATGTGAGAAAGGCGATTCGCGATCGTTATGCAAAAGGAAAGACCGTGCTCAATACATTTTCTTACACAGGTGCTTTCTCAGTGGCAGCAGCGCTTGGCGGAGCGAGCCGTACAACAAGTGTCGATGTCGCAAACCGCAGTTTGAAAAAAACATCAGAACAGTTTGAAGTCAACGGTGTTGATGTGGACGGACAGGATATTAAAGTCATGGACGTTTTTAAATATTTTCCGTTTGCTGCGAAAAAAGGATGGACCTATGATCTTGTCATTTTAGATCCGCCTTCCTTTGCCCGAACGAAAAAGCATACATTCAGTGCGGCGAAGGATTATAAGAAGCTATTAAAAGAAGCCATCCAGATCACAGCTGAGAACGGCGTTATTGTGGCATCAACGAATAGCAGTGCTTTTGGCATGAAGAAATTCAAAGGGTTTATTGCGCAGGCCTTTAAAGAATCGGGGCAATCTTACCGTATCCTCGAAGAATATACACTTCCTGAGGATTTCCGTACAACGAAGAATTATCCTGAAGGAAATTATTTGAAGGTTGTCTTTATACAAGCATAA